In Gossypium hirsutum isolate 1008001.06 chromosome A10, Gossypium_hirsutum_v2.1, whole genome shotgun sequence, the DNA window AGAATGTTTTTTGTTATCCAATCTTAAGGACATAAATATGTTCAAAAAGTACCATAAACAGGACAAAGACTTTGATCACAATTCATCAAATATAACCTTCAAGGACAATTAAGGTTCTAACAGAAGTTTCTACTCACTACATGGGTTATATTGATTAGGTTCAAAATGCCAAGGAAGATCTCAAAAGGTGATTCCATGATTTCAATCTTGAGGCAATTATTTTTCTAAGAGGAGGAAAATCTTCATGTTTACCTTTTGTTCTTCGATATTTGCCATCTAGCTGTTGTTACAatgtaattatttattatttgtttaagatttatcAGTAAGGATGAGATGTTATCCATAAATTTTATAACATCTTGTGAGTGTTAGCTTTAAACTGATTCGTTAAATATTTCATGTTCGATTCTATTGAGTTCCTCAAAGGTTGAGTCCCTTTTCATGACAGAAGATGGTTTTTTCTAGTATTGCAAACCTATTTCACAACGAAGAAACTGGACAAAATAACAAGTATAACATCAGTTTGCTCATGACAAGATAACTATGTTTTCTAACAGACTCGCaccaataaataaatttcatatggGCACCTAATTTAAGTGGAATGCAAAAATGCAGCACTTGGTTAGAAAAAAGCCTCACCTCAGAAACCAATGCCTTGGAGCTCCAAATAAAGGCTCCCTGAACAAAAACATTAACATAAATCAGTCCAATGAATAATCTAATAGATCGTTCCCAAACCATTGTCAAAGTAGGTTACACCTgcctaaaataataatacaagagATAAGCATCCCCAACAAGTATCAAGACAATCAAGCAGCTACTTGATTCTAAAACCCTAATTTCTTACCCAGTATAAGTTGGAAGATCCACCTCTGTAATTTATTGACTAATCACgctttttgtttttaattgtaaCACTTCACAATTAAAGATAATGTGGATGAAGATCCATTTTAGCATCACTTTATCACCAAGGATACCAAGGGAGTACTCCAACCATCATCAGTGGCATCTTCTTAGTTGCTATGATTTAAGCAACCTACTCATAGTTTCTAAACATAAGTTGCAACATCTTACTAAAGGAAGCTGGACAATATTTGTTATACATAGGgtggagaaatatctatcttAATGATAGTGAATACATAATGCTCTGGAATTTCCTGGTCAACCTGTGATGCAACTTTTTAGCTGTGACCCCAAAGAATCCTCAGATGCCAAGCTTACTTTACCAAGTATGATTTGCCAGACAGCCATAGTACTTGTGGTATGACTCATAAGGTACTGTGTATTCTACAAAATTTTGTGATTGATACAGTGTGCTCATACTTCAATATCCTTTTACCTACTTGTTACATCAGCATCTCATAGTCCATGGGCATCCCAAGTATTGAGCAAATTCAAATTTTAGATGAGCACATAGCAGAAAATACCATCAGATAATTATAGCAAAGTAGAATGTCATGATTGCTACAACAGAATAATTTCTTGATCATAAGGCAATGCTCACCGCTCCATGTGCTGCATGCTGCTGACAATGATCAGAAGTCACAACCCAGACTTTGGGGCACCCATCCTCCCTCAGAGCTACAACCTGTTATATATTTGAGATGTACACTAGAAGTCACTAACAAGGAAATAGTTCATTTATTTTACAGAAAGATGCATACTGAAGGTGTCATGGAAAAGAGTGAGCAACAGATGTTATAGGACATACCTTACAGGGCAGACAAACCTAGATGCATAACTGATACTATCCCCTAATGCTGAATGCATAACTGGAACTATCCCCTAATGCATACAGTTTATCAGAGGAGAAGCAACTTTGTTATGAGACTTGTCAGATACTCTCTAACATATTCCAAACCATCATGCCTAAAATTCCAGAGTAAAATTTACCTGGAGGCCTCAACATTAAGAAGTGTTTTTATTTTCCCAATGAAGTTTAAGGGAACACATAAGAAGGATATGCTGCATGTCTTTGGAAGATACTTGTACCATCCATTGATAATAATCCTAGAAGGTTCTCTAGCAAATCAAAAACATGATTTGTAgctctttttcctttttgtccAAGGACATAATTTATAGTTTAATAATCTaaagaagagaaaaggaaaaCTCTACAATGCGACGTGAAAAAAGGAAACATAATGAGGCATGCTAAAATCAATCCTTTTATTCTTCtatatataaaaccaaatatGCTAAATAACCAGTAAAGAAACAATCGAAATTCTCAGCGAGTTGTTATCTCAAACCTCCTTTTCGATCCATGCATCAGCACAAGACTCTCCTGAGTAAACTATATCAATGCTGAAAATTGGAAATTATTAACATCAGAAATCAAAATCttatagaaagaaaagaaattcagTTATATAAATAAGGCACCATTGAAATATGAAGTATTTAAGACCATGCTGCCAATTCAAGGCGCATTATGCACATACCATGGCTCTATGTTACTGTATTTGATGCAAGTGTTGGATACAGTATGTGTCTAACAAGGACATGCTCATTTTTTGTAAGATTTTGCATATATATGGAGGGTTGTATCATCATACCCCTGTTCAAATATGTGTTGGACAAcaagtacttcaaggaaaatGAAAAGTCAAAGCAACATATCTACGGCTAATTATTGAAGTTTCAGTCGCTCAACAACCATCCATATCAAGCAATGACTCTTCCtattacttttttcttttcttttcaatagaCTTTTAACTTCTGTAGTAGATACACTGCCCTACATGTTCTATGCATTTCATGCAAAAACTATAGACACCACTAACATACACACATAATACAATGAATTAAGGTCATTCCCAAGGCCTGACTAGTCATACTAACACAAATATAGACGAAAAAGGTTAACATAACCAACACTAGAGATACATAACTGTTGAAAAAAATGTGAAATCCCTTTATTTTAATGAATGATTAACACCTCTTTCAAATTGGAGTCTAAAAGTCCAATTTTTAGCCTCATCTTAATATCTATTAAACAAAGGGTAGAGTTATGCATGCAACTTCAAGTTTATTGTCTGACTAATGAGTTCTTGCACAGCTACCAAGTGATCATGAAATATGGATTGACATGAGACATGATGTAAAGCATCAGACATGCCAATGTTTGAATAGGAGAAGTAAAGCACAAATGTAGAATAAACTAAAAACCATTTTGCTCGGAGTCCtaaaaaaccaaaatgaaaaatagcAGAGGATAAACTTAAGAAAAGTTAGTAACCATGCAGATTTGTTGATTTAGCAGCAAAGCAATTCATAATCATACAAGCACGGAGTTTTAAGCTGGATCCAGCATAGAGGTGCTCATGGCCCGGGCCAGGTTTGGGTTGGGCCCATGCAAGGTATCTAGACCAATTTTTCAAGCCCAAACCCAGCCCAACCCAGCCCAGCCTGAAAAATGAGCTTACTTTTTTTTCCCTAGCTCAGCCAAATTTAAGAAAGGTCAACCCAGGTCCGACCTgcccatattttatttttttagattagttttttatttaaaaataagttttttgaaatataatacaCTGAATGCACTAAAAAAAGGCTAAAATAAaagtattcaaaaaaattaaaaaagcattatattaaaaaacaaaaataaatataataatgttttatagtattaaatataatttttatattttatattttatattttggcTTGGGTTATTTAGTTGGGTAAGTTTTTCCAGGTTTTGGGCAAATGGGTTCAATTGTTATTgggttagtgatttaatataaatatatataattattatttaacatatataattaatataattaatttttataacataatatattcagGCCGAGCCGGGCTCAggccaaaaaaatcttacccaAGACTCGGGCCATATAAAAAACAGGTCttaaattttacccaagcccatttttctggactcatatttttgcccaaaccctcccatttttggGAGGGCCTTCGGGCCTAAGCAAGTGGCTGACCCATGACCAGCTCTAACCAGCAAGTAGAAAACAGAAAATGTAAAcctaatcaaaataaaatgaaaatcagAATGAAGATTTCCAGTAGAAACAAGCAAGTACATCATAAGTCATAACAATGATAATGTTCTGCTAATAGGTTACCTAGAattactaaaaaagaaaaaaactgatCCATCTATACGTAAAGGAAGTTCCCTGGTTTATCAAAACAAGCATGTTTAGCATAGTTAAAGATATTTCCCAGTAATGAACTTAAAGAGTAAAAGAGGACAGAAATTATTTTAGATAATAACAGAATCAGAATTATAAGTACCCAGCAAAAGTTTCCTTGTGTGTAGGAAGTCCAGACATCATAGCGTCAAATACAACAACCACTTTAACCCCTGAAAATATTTCAGAAGTAACAGAGTTAGCACATTAACAATTCAGCTGAGGCATCCTATCAGACTAGTAAAATTGAACCTTGTTCCTACATAACCCCATGAATCTGATCAGAAAGCTATAGGACATTAACAATTGGGAAAAAAGATTTAAAGAAGTTTTTCACAAAAATGTGCGATATTAATCAAGTAACTTAATTAATACCTTAATAAGTTATTGAAGATACTGAAGCAGAAAGGTGAGTTAAATTATAATATTCTAATTGGTGCATAAAATTAACTTACTTTTGCTACATGTTTAGATAGTTAACCATCATTATAATATTAACTTACTTTTGATACATGTTATAATTCCCAGGGAAAACTAAGAAATAGAGCATATACAACATATGTAGTCATTCCACACAGAGATGCGCAAAGGTTATATATGGAAGAAGCAAAGCAAAAACCTCTTAGCATACTAAAAGTTATAAGTTCATCTATTAGTTTTTGGCGAGCAATGTCAAGCCTCCCTTTCATAAAATGCTTCTTCAGCTTCATCCAATAGCCACATACATTGTAACCATCGACGAGCAATACAGGGACAGCGTCATCTAAACCCTGGTTGGTACTGTAAAAACTTTTAGCACCAAGAAGCTGAAAAGTGAATTGATTCAACAAATGATCAAAGAAATAAACTTAGACAGTGCTTACTAATAAAGGGTCGTTGTAGGATCACGATAAAGTTCTATGTCTTCAGGAAGCTCTTCCTTTTGCACCTTCTTTCTCCTATAACTAGTTGCAGGCTTAGGTGCACTAGATTTACTCTTTTGGAATTCCTACAGGAATTTTTCTCATATAATTAAAGAATTTAAGATAAAGGGTTTACAATAAAACAGCAGCTTAATGCTTACATACCTTCCACAACTTCAAAAACTGCAAGTTCTGCTTGACATTGGATGTGATTCTTGGAGGAGCTGATTCAGGACCCTTACCCTATCAGTGGTAAAGCTAGATTGTCAGAGACAGTCTAGTCTAAATGGAAGGGCAAAGCTCCAAATAATCTGAAGAAAAATTGGTCCAAAACAGAAACCTTATGGGGAGAAGGAGAAGACGACTTGTTGAGGATGACTGCCAAACCCTTATAGCTAGCGGAATCGCTGCAGCAATAATGAAGTGAAAGACTGATAATTCTCATCTTCCGGGAAGACCACTACATCATTAGCTCTGTCCCTTTCCGTCGCATTTAACCGGAAAAATGAAAAGCCTCTTTCTGCGATCTACCGCTAAGTGCCGTACGGATTGGAGAGCTTCCTAGAAACACATCATCATTATTCTCGTTACTTTTTATGGATAAACGGTTGGAAAGAAACATCACCACAAGAATTTTCCAACACCACCAGTTTTCAGGCgggtttttttataaaacatccctaaacttaacaatttttaccaacttagtccctaaactttttccagtccatttttatttttgtaatttgacaaaaaaaaataaaaaaaattaagattagtAGCTGAACTTATCCACTTCTCCAGATTAGTACTTATGATTCTTTTTCTTAGATTAGTACCGATTTTTTTTTCTGGTCCACTAGTTTAGTACCTGAGCCAAACGTCTTTATGTGCAAGGCAGGTGGCAAAATAAAATTGCAACACGTGGCCTAATAatctaaacaaatttaaaaaaaaaaaatttactcttCTCCCATAATTTTTTGTTGTGTTTCTTCTTCtcatccatctttcttcttcttcctttaacCCAAGTTACTACCTTCGTCGCCATTGGCGGTTAACTTCCTTTTTCGCCTGAAAATAGTACCGGAGTATAGCTCTCCGTTCACTCACCACCAATGATTTATAGAGAAAGGGGAGTGTACTTGAGTCTTAACCTTATTTCATTGTAGTTTCTTACTTTTGTGGTTTGgagaaattccaaaaaaaatagaaagggaATGGTGGCCATGGCTTTGTAGTGATTTAAAACAATTGCATCAGAGTGTACCTGAGTCTAACTCTGTAAACTGCAAAAATCCCAAACAAGatttaagaaaaaacaaaaacaaaaacaaaaaatacagAGAAAAGGGAGGCCAAAGATCCTTACAATCCCAAAGAGCTGATTTGAAAAGTGATGTTGCCATCAGCAAAAAGAAAGAGTTGTATTAACATTCGGAGAGTTTACGGTCACAGAAGATACAATCCCGGTGAGccaaaatgtattaaaaaaaaaaaaggaaagcaaGGAAGAATACTACTGTGAAAGAAGGTAGTAAAGGAAATGATAGGATTTGTAACGTTCAAGAGGGTGCTTATCTATCTCAAAAATAGCAGTAATTAAATTTTGAGGAAAAAATGGTAGCAGCAGCATCAGCTTCTATGTTGACCATCGTTGCTTTGATTCCACGTGTTCCCACAGTCATTAGAACCACCCTCTATTTTGCAAAACATTTGCAAAGGATAATACATTTACAAAATATCGCGAATCAACTGTCAAATTTATTTGTTAACTTGAGAATTACAAAATCTTACATACCAACTGAAAATACTCCAATACGAATTGATGTCTTAATAAGATAAGTTGTTAGTGTAAAAGAAAGTAATCAAAACCTGAAGCGTGAAGGATTAATTAGTTACAAAGATAAAATTCCTCATAAAAGGAAAGGAGgaaatatttaaaatggtcaTATCGTAGAAGCAAGTATCTAAAAATAGTGATAAcgaagagatctcgataagtgaTGTTACTTCAGTAAAAAGATGGAACCGAAAAAATATAATTATCGACAACAATTTTGTTTTATAATGTTATCatttaaatagaaaaagaaaatgcaGATCCTAAACCTAAGtctattgaggaatgtagaaatagaaaagattggtcaaAATGGAAAGATAAAATTCAAGCAGAATTGAATTTACTTTTGATAagtcacaatttatacatatttttatctcatgcttagcacatttccggatgaattatcattagatttgtggaatttgatgctcctaatcctttaatttcatgtcttatacttaagtgagcataggagagtaaaaaaagcaagaaacgggccaaaacggagaaaatgggtcaacgtgagaaatcaacacggcctgaacttcctcacacgggtagaccacatggtcgtgtctatTTAACAAACTCTAACACGGTTTAAAGCACTTGCACACGAGCGtggtacacggccgtgtccctgtcgagctcAAGTCTAATTTTATTCGGAAAAGAGCACTTTTGAAGGTTttgaggcattctaaagcctatataaacaccctataGGAGGGTTTAGGGGGACacatggagtaggaggcaaggaattactggaagaaagtcgattgatccatctcagaagccggattctccttcaagactgaagatatcccttcaatttccttcaggggtttttgggttttctttatgttttgttatcattattcttctgagatattttcttttacacatatgaactaaatcccctaaatacttaaggggatgaaacctaagacggatcttgttattattttctgaattatatgataaatacttgatttattcttaattatgtgttcttaattcttgctttagtattctaggatattgattcaagtattgatgtgcttattcagggagcaaaagtccctgtctaagagtagatctagcataattaagcggagttgattgcacccctagacatagggcgacataaatctgccggattagggtcaaacctaataagggaatctatagaccgagttaatgcaacactaggggttttaattagaaagagatttcaattaatcaacctagggttagacgttgttagtctcgagagagataataatataaattagagatttctacggattgagtcaagtgaataaatcgtctaattcagagtcaaataacaagtgaagtctaggtggattttccattgagtattgtccaaatcaatcagttttcctaAAAGTATTTCCCAAATTTACTTcatgtgcattcttagtttagttaattagtttagataaaacaaatcctcttatttttaggctagataataaaaagaaggttaatactagtacttttagttcctatgGGCTCGACATTCCAGTCTTggtataagctatactactgttcgataggtgcacttgcctttatcgtgataatagttagttttcaagtacgatcaatcataaatataaaactcatCACGAGCATCAACTTTCTAAACGTGATATTGTTGGACTTGTATTTCAAACACCTAACGATATAAAGTCGATGATATAAATGGGCATTTGTGTGAAaacgaaatgaaaaaaaatgaagtcatAAGATATAAAGAATAACTTGTAACACAAGGATTTTTGCAAAGGCCTGACATTAATTACAATAAGATATATTCTCCTATGGTGGATGTAATCATGTTTAGATATTTTATTAGTCTGGTAGcacgtgaaaaacttgacattCATCTAATGGATGTTATTACAGTCCAtttgtatggtacacttgatagtgaaatttatatgaaaatccctgaaggatttaaaatccttgaaggatatagagtttcttgCGAAAATTATtggatcagattaaagaaaaatttatatggattaaaacaatttaGGCGTATGTAGTACAATCctcttagtgaatatttgttaaaagaatagtataaaaactattcaatttgttcatgtgtctttataaaaaggtCAGGATCAGATTTTATGATAATTTCTGTTTAAGTtaatgatctaaatattattggaagtTCTGAAGAGTTTCAAAATGTGGTAAactatttaaagaaaaaattcgAGATGAAAGAtattggaaaaacaaagttttttcTTAACCTGCAGATTAAGCGTTTAAAAGAGGGAATCCATGTCTATCAGTCAACTTATACGAAAAAGATCTTAAAGAAATTTACATGGATAAAACACATCCATTGAGTACCCCAATGGTTTTTCgatcgttagatgtgaataaagataaAATTCATCCTTGCAAGAATGATAAAGAATTTCTTGATCTTGAAATATCATATCAAG includes these proteins:
- the LOC107897334 gene encoding uncharacterized protein YacP isoform X2, producing the protein MRIISLSLHYCCSDSASYKGLAVILNKSSSPSPHKGKGPESAPPRITSNVKQNLQFLKLWKEFQKSKSSAPKPATSYRRKKVQKEELPEDIELYRDPTTTLYYTNQGLDDAVPVLLVDGYNVCGYWMKLKKHFMKGRLDIARQKLIDELITFSMLRGVKVVVVFDAMMSGLPTHKETFAGIDIVYSGESCADAWIEKEVVALREDGCPKVWVVTSDHCQQHAAHGAGAFIWSSKALVSEIKASQKEVERMLLEQRSTSFQGKLLKHNLDTEVVDALKDLRRQLSENESC
- the LOC107897334 gene encoding uncharacterized protein isoform X1; the protein is MRIISLSLHYCCSDSASYKGLAVILNKSSSPSPHKGKGPESAPPRITSNVKQNLQFLKLWKEFQKSKSSAPKPATSYRRKKVQKEELPEDIELYRDPTTTLYYTNQGLDDAVPVLLVDGYNVCGYWMKLKKHFMKGRLDIARQKLIDELITFSMLRGVKVVVVFDAMMSGLPTHKETFAGELPLRIDGSVFFFFSNSSIDIVYSGESCADAWIEKEVVALREDGCPKVWVVTSDHCQQHAAHGAGAFIWSSKALVSEIKASQKEVERMLLEQRSTSFQGKLLKHNLDTEVVDALKDLRRQLSENESC
- the LOC107897334 gene encoding uncharacterized protein isoform X3 is translated as MRIISLSLHYCCSDSASYKGLAVILNKSSSPSPHKGKGPESAPPRITSNVKQNLQFLKLWKEFQKSKSSAPKPATSYRRKKVQKEELPEDIELYRDPTTTLYYTNQGLDDAVPVLLVDGYNVCGYWMKLKKHFMKGRLDIARQKLIDELITFSMLRGVKVVVVFDAMMSGLPTHKETFAGELPLRIDGSVFFFFSNSSIDIVYSGESCADAWIEKEVVALREDGCPKVWVVTSDHCQQHAAHGAGAFIWSSKALVSEIKASQKEVERMLLEQR
- the LOC107897334 gene encoding uncharacterized protein isoform X4 is translated as MRIISLSLHYCCSDSASYKGLAVILNKSSSPSPHKGKGPESAPPRITSNVKQNLQFLKLWKEFQKSKSSAPKPATSYRRKKVQKEELPEDIELYRDPTTTLYYTNQGLDDAVPVLLVDGYNVCGYWMKLKKHFMKGRLDIARQKLIDELITFSMLRGVKVVVVFDAMMSGLPTHKETFAGELPLRIDGSVFFFFSNSSIDIVYSGESCADAWIEKEVVALREDGCPKVWVVTSDHCQQHAAHGAGAFIWSSKALVSEIYFFSR
- the LOC107897334 gene encoding uncharacterized protein YacP isoform X5 translates to MRIISLSLHYCCSDSASYKGLAVILNKSSSPSPHKGKGPESAPPRITSNVKQNLQFLKLWKEFQKSKSSAPKPATSYRRKKVQKEELPEDIELYRDPTTTLYYTNQGLDDAVPVLLVDGYNVCGYWMKLKKHFMKGRLDIARQKLIDELITFSMLRGVKVVVVFDAMMSGLPTHKETFAGIDIVYSGESCADAWIEKEVVALREDGCPKVWVVTSDHCQQHAAHGAGAFIWSSKALVSEIKASQKEVERMLLEQR
- the LOC107897334 gene encoding uncharacterized protein YacP isoform X6, with product MRIISLSLHYCCSDSASYKGLAVILNKSSSPSPHKGKGPESAPPRITSNVKQNLQFLKLWKEFQKSKSSAPKPATSYRRKKVQKEELPEDIELYRDPTTTLYYTNQGLDDAVPVLLVDGYNVCGYWMKLKKHFMKGRLDIARQKLIDELITFSMLRGVKVVVVFDAMMSGLPTHKETFAGIDIVYSGESCADAWIEKEVVALREDGCPKVWVVTSDHCQQHAAHGAGAFIWSSKALVSEIYFFSR
- the LOC107897334 gene encoding uncharacterized protein isoform X7 — protein: MRIISLSLHYCCSDSASYKGLAVILNKSSSPSPHKGKGPESAPPRITSNVKQNLQFLKLWKEFQKSKSSAPKPATSYRRKKVQKEELPEDIELYRDPTTTLYYTNQGLDDAVPVLLVDGYNVCGYWMKLKKHFMKGRLDIARQKLIDELITFSMLRGVKVVVVFDAMMSGLPTHKETFAGELPLRIDGSVFFFFSNSRFTFSVFYLLVRAGHGSATCLGPKALPKMGGFGQKYESRKMGLGKI